AAATATAAATCGTAGTGTTTCACTAGTGACGTTATTTCCATAAATATCTGATACAGCTAGTCAACAATGTGCTGCGGTAATATAATCAGATAAAAATCCAGTTTACTGCATGTGGTTCACAGCATTCATGCACAATTAGACCTTAACTTCCTAACCTTAATCCTTGTTAGTCATTAAATGAAGTGATGTTGCTGACTGTTTGGTGCCTTCAGCCATTTTcttatttcctctctctctctctctctctttctctctctctctctctctccctacaGGAACTGAGCAGCCAGCTGGAGTCTCAGGGTAAAGTGGACTCTGCCTCCTTCCAGGCTTTGGTGACCAATCTGGCCCAGCagaacctggctgctgcagagAAACTGGACCTGGAGCAGTATGAGAGCCGGGTGCAGGTGTGGGAAGCTGAGAGGAGGCATCTGGTCCTGAGAGAGAAGGAGTTCAGGGAGAAGGCCGAGCAGGAGCGACAGGAGCGCTTAGCTGCCagggctgcagctcagcaggccTGAAGGAGCATGTGTGTCAGTAGCTGCTTTGTATATATCAGTTATCGTGTGCTAATGTGATAAGTGTTGCTCCAGGCTAATATATtgtcaaaaataaaatccattttGATTCGTAACATAAACTCTTCACTGTTTATCTTTTGGGCACTATGGGATGATGTCATGCACACATCGATTGTTGAATCTGATGCCGGTGTGACCTCATGTAAGCCAAACGAAGAGGAACACTGAGGAAAGATCGTACCATCACTTCCTCCCactccttttcctctctgcttgtagtcatgtttgctgcacatgtgtgtgtgtgtgtgtgtctttcgaAAGCATCTTTGGAAGTTTTTTCTCACAcgggggggaggaggagtggaaGGGGTATTGCACAGAAGAATTTACTGATAGCCTGATTCTCTGCCAGGAAAAGAATGCATTTATAAGCAGAGAGCTATCCGTTCACAAAGGAAAATCTAAATCATGCCATGCAGATCCTGATAAGcagaacagacactcacagTGCGTGTCACTGTCTGTTATAATAAGCTGACATATCTACATGAGAGTGCACCACAAACGGCACACGGTAACTTGCACAAACAGAGCAAAAGCCTCCGTTGTTTGGATTCTGCAGAAAGATAAGATAATAGATCTTTGCGGAAGAAAGTGCTGTTGTTGTGGTAGTGCACGTAATGCATTCATTCCACATTATGTTACAGCTATTCAGTATTCAGAGCATGATCTTGGGAAACGGCCTGGTATGCAGAGCAGGATGAATGAGCAGCACAAAATGCTGAAACAAGAACCATTGTGGTCCTCTGGCTCCAAAGCGGCTGCTTTCTGAGAGCAGCTTGAtgttgttttaatattattaaatatttttagtgCATATAACTAGAGCTGGGACGTTTGCTTTGTAAGAATCTTAAAATTTGCTGATCTCTGGATTTGGTTTGTCATTCCTAAATATCTGATCCCAGAGGTGGACTTTGACCTGTAGAAGCTGCAGTAGCACTTCTTGACAGCATGACGAGCACAGAAATGTGTTGATGCTAAGAAAAACATGGATTATTGGCAGCCTTATCTCtgatttttgcttttgttgACTGTGGTTTATGGTTTATGATGCATTGATTTCTTCTTCTGATTCTTGAAGTGTTTGTTTGGCCTTTGATCGTTTCAGATAGCAGGTCAGTGTTGAAGGATAATTTCTTAAATGTATTTCAGTACAGATTATTATTCTCAGtttctttctcattttttttcctccactctCTGCTTAAATCAGGATTCTGGCTTTCATGTCAGGTGTTTGAGCAGCACTAAGTGTGCTAACAGTGCCGCTGAGGTGTCAGGAAGTTTGTCATTCACATCCTTGGTTATCAGGCTTTTAATGGACGGGATGGAGGACGGATGGTGTCGTAGGTTTATTTGAGATATCACAGAATCTCTCTCATTATCAGTGCTGAGCTCATGTCCAGGACACTTGCTGCTCTACAAACCTTTTATCCTTTATTTGTAGAATTAACTCAGTTTAGCCAGcatgtttatcttttttttttttagaacgtTCTATCTGTGAACAGCATGTTCCTCTGACTCCTTAACTGATTCCTAACCACATGTAGTTTTATCTTCCCGTGGCTgcagttttttcccctcatcaaataaatacaggcttcataattatgtttttttttttgtaggtcCCGTTTTTTTGATTTGTATGTGTGATTTCTATCTGAGATGGGAGAccacagagtgtgtctgtgtcccgcTCTGATAAAAAAGATGTGTTGCTGTTGGCTGGGCCCAGCCTCcagagaaacatgtttattaatcTTTCATGATTCATCAAGGTCAGCTGCttcatatttaacattttaaagagataaatgaaaacaaataaggTTTCATTTATCTGTCACTTTGTTTAGAGGGCACGTCTGGCTTTTATGTGTCCTGACACCGGAGCTTTGCTCGTACATTACACTAATACATTACAGGAGATGAGTAATGATGATTAAAAATTAGATTTATGTGATGTCTGATTTagtttcctgttgttttgtcATTAGCAGATAAcgataaacatttttttgtagCAGTTAAAATGTAGTTTAAGTTGGAAAATGTCTATTCATGAAGAAGCTTAAAATTGATTTAAGAAAAAAGTACACGTTTATTTAAACCAGCCTGTTCTGATTATGTCTGGTTTTCCTTCAAGTGCCCCCATAAATGTTCAGTAGAATAAAAGTCAAGTGACTCTGGAGGAGTTTGAAGTGTGCTTGGGTTCTCTGGACTCTGGTGCAAACCATAAAATAAGTTCCAGCATGTCTGTGCTTCTCCTCGGGCAAGATGGCAGATGACAGTCCTTCACTCCCTTGGCCCTCacacattcattctttcattcttcttcttctcctccaaaTCTCCAGTGTCCACCTGTAGAACAGGTGGCTCTTGTACAGGATTGATTGATTGCTATAAAAACATTTGACTAGTGCAGACCAGCTGGGAAACATCTTGCCAAAACAGTTACGTCATAAGCACATGTGTTTTTATACacctctatatatatatatatatatatatatgtgggtCAATGCTGCCCTGCAAAGTAAACGTTGTGGTCGGACGTTGAGAGTGAGACGCTCTAATAAAACAGTCCCCTGTTTCCTGAGTTAAATTATGAAAGGTGGAATAATAAGAGGGCAGTTTATCATGTGTAATTGTTCAGATATGTCATCTAAAGGAAACAGTTTAAAGTTATTAGTTTCATAGTTTGCAGCCGTCTGCTGTTTTGCCATTCTCCGATCATTATGTCATCCATctggattattttttattattatcagatTTATTGTTTTTGACTAACTTCCATTTACtaacaaaatatgttttaaatactCTTTTATTTTCAATTTAAGACTACAAAAATGGCCATGAAACCGAACTTGCTGTCCCCTGTGGGGGTGCAGATTGGCAGCTGTGAAAGaatgatcacattttttttatgagCATCACAAACCCTGAAGaatgatgactttttttttttttattattattatcagaatAGTGAGTCTAGAGAAGCAAGATATATCTCACTGATGCATGCATTTCATTATTGAGCTGCTCAAAGAACCACCTCAATGGTATGTTATGGGCAGACTGTTATTAAAAATGCAGTATACTCCACCCAGCAGCTTtgatttatataataatatatatatataaaaagtggTAGTTTCTCTTCTTGAAGGGCACGTTCACCCCACATCATTTGTTTTCCTGCCCCCTGCTGATATATTTTAATGGATTGTTTTGATATGAGTAGATAAATCTGAAGGTACCTACAGAAATCAAAGAGCATTCCTTatcataataattattataatataatattctTATAAAACAGTTCCTTTCCTTTTAGTTATTTGCATTTGAATTAAGTGACACAGTGAGAGTTCATCATTCAGCGCCTGGTGTCAGACTCAGTGGTTAGAATATAAATGAGCTGTTTCAGTGACATGCTTCCTGTGTTCAGCTCCTTGCCCTTTGGTTGTATGTGTGCATTAATGAACGCACCGTCAGCAGTTTAACATCCTGCAGGTGTGTTCTACTGCACCACTGTGGTGGTCGGCTCAATTAAAGATTAGCAGTAAACTGCCCTAAAGTAGCTCTGAGTGTCTTTCCCCTGTTAATCATTCTCACCATAACGTGTAACCTGTTCAGAAAACTAGAGTTTAGAAACACTATTAGAGCGACTTTCCATCATGTTTGGCTGTTGCTATGATACGAGTCATACCCTGTTCAGAGAcaagctgtgtttctgtgttcattttaaaCTAAAGAAGGTAAAGCCAGCTCTTGTATGGTGAAAGGTTTTGTAGTCTTATAGCCTCAAGTGAGCAAGGACTGTCCATAGCTATAGGATGAACAACGCtgacaccatcatcatcatcagcaccaCAATGTCAGATGTGACAGAGTTTGATCAGACCTAATGCTGCAAATAATCTCAAGCTCAGgctgtttctgttttcatgtTGGCAACTGAGTGCCAGTTCAAACAGTTTACATCAGGTTCTGTGCACTGCAGCTTTGTTATGTTGAGCAAGATCGCATACGGATGTTATCTATAAATCTACTAGACTCCAGAATAAACACGTCTAAACTCTCTCTAAACTTTACATCTAAAAACACGCTGCAGGCCGTGCGCCCTGAAGGACAACAACTAAGTCCACCTGGGAGTATTCTCAGAGATGCTGGGAATTGTTAGTGTGATTTAAAGTGATGTAAACTCCTCAGTCTGAACGTTTGACCCTTTAAAACAATAATGATTCCAGTCCGAGGCAGAAACGTCACCACAGGCCAAAATGAACAGCCCAGTGGCACCAAAAGGTGCATAAATAACATGTCTTCTTAGGTTCTTTTGTCTCATATGGCACTGACATGCCATTGGAGGAGGTCATAGTTTTTCcctgtaaaatgtatttatgtgcatGCGTTTCAAGATCTTTACCTAAATtgtaatcatgtttttttaaacgcCTGACCTTAAAAGTTAGAAGTTTTAAAGCCTTAACCATGAACGAACACAAAACAGCGTCAGCAGGACATGAACCCCAGACTTCTGGGTGAAAGAGTATTAGTTTAGTTTCaattaaaaaatgaacaaaccaaatgcaaacacaaaaaaacacagagattgaCACAGAGGGGTGACAAAACAGACAAAGGGacgcacaagacttaaatacacaagttaacaagacacaggtgagaaacatcAGGGCGGGGAAGGCAATCACAAAGGAGAGAAAACCAAGAAAGTTAAACCAGAATCCAAGAAACAAAGCCCGCATAACTGAGGATCATGACAGTTAAACTACCTCCCCTATCCCCAGCCGTCCTTACACAGACCTTTGTTGCTTTATGGTTCCATGCTTAAGTCACATAAGAAATTTTAAACCTCATCACCAGCCGAGATAACATGGACGATCAAAAGAACACAATCCCAGCTGAACTTTCATTTCCCGATAAAGGGAAAAGAAACTTGTTTTTCTTCGGCATGTTTGGCGAACCcttctaaaacacacagcattgCTGCGCTGCTGTTACAAGCTGTCCTCAGCCTCTGAAGGATATAGACCCTGAAGTGAGACGGCTGTTTTTACACTGATCCCATCTAAAATACTGGAACAACATCCAGCTGCAAGACATAAATCACTGGTTAATACTTAAAATGGCATCTCAGACAACATGTTCTTGGTTTTGCTTGTCTAACAAATTCACTGCTTCTGCTTTAATTTACGtctttactcttttttttgATTCTTTGATGTTTTGCAGAATTAAAACTTGACATTcaaagtttattttaaaaacaagtcAACTTTTAAATGGCTAATTTGACATTCTGGTATGTTTTCAGAGCTGAATCTGTCACAAAGATCGGACCTTCCCAAAGTCTCCGcttgttgccaggcaacagtTCCCAtctatgatttgttttttttgtacacattAAACAACAAGATGCAACATGCTTGACATTGGCGAGCTTTAGAGGAGATGATGGGTGGAGTGTTACCTATGCATAGAAACGGTACCTGCAGGTatttaatgctaagctaagctaagctagctgctgcATACTCAAGATTTCCTTCCTTACTTAAACATAAACCtgatatattttacatttgctGTCTATATGCTCCATTAAATGATGTTGCTGCTTTGTCTCAGAGTCATTCCTGCGGTTTCATTGACATAAATGTCAATTGTGCTTTTGCAGTCAGTTGTGATACATGCGTGggtgtgtaaacacacatactgCTGAATTAAACCTGGAATGAAGGCAGTTTTCTTTGACTCATCTCACAAGCTGCTAAATGTGTCCATACCTGTCCACAGAGATCATGTGACTcctccaggttttttttttttctaaacaaaaaagGCCCGTGGCAGGCGTTAATCAGGGGTTTAACCCTGACATTAGactaaaacacagacacattatcGATATGATGCAAAGCTACGGTCTAATGCTCTAAGAGGCAAATGTCGACTATCACAGGAGAAACAACTCGGGGTGTTTTCCAGCACAGTTGGCAATACTTTGAGCATAAAAATTCTTGTAGAGCCAACAAaaccttttacacacacacacaatgtagtAATTGTTTGGCACAGGAATTAATGCAATAGAAGTAATTGTATGTTTGTTTGGGAAGTAGTTCTTTTCTTGGCCAAAAAACAAACGTAGGCTACAAACACAgagacccactcagctgtgcaATTGTTTGCAAGTCGGAGGCATATTCACAGGAAAATGGATTCTTTCAGCTGTGCTGGTGGTCATTACGCTGACTCGCAGGTTATCTGACTTCAACAAACAAATCCAGGAAAAGCACATTCATGAGAAAGTTAATCTGTAAAATCTTCTTATATGGCACATTCTGTAATGCCTGAGTCTGAACGCACACGCATCGAAGGCAGAAATCTTATTTTATGGGGAATGTAAGGACAGGGTGTTACACAACAGCTGTTTCTCAAAGGGTCGACATGTTAAGGCCAATTATATTGTATGCAGTCTGCATGAATggcatgctttaaaaaaataaaattaaaaaaaaacattttcaaggcTGGGCAAATCACAGAAGGTCTCCGCCccttctctgtgtttgaataaaagaaaacaacaagtgTGTTTTCAAAGTGAACAGGGTCAGTGTAGTGGGATGACGTCAGGCAGCGGAGCTCAAGGTCTCACATCCTTAGAGGTCAACATGCTCCGGCTGAAGCCAGTGGACTGGTGGACCGAGTGAACCATTTTATCTACATTCAGAAAAACACAgtctggatatatatatatatattttttttttaccaataaTGCAGCTGACACACAATCTCCTGCCCTCCATCCACCTCCCCCACCCCAGCCTGGTGATGCTACTTCATCCTGATCATGTCATGAGGAACAAAATCCTTCATAGTCTCATAGACATTTACCTAACGGACTGCGATTGTTTGTGCAACTTTACAGGATGGATGTAACAGTAAAAAACTTGATTCAGTGCCACAGAgctcacacactgtgagtgTCAGCTGGGATTAAGAGCTGGATCATCTCACTGAAAGCTGTTTTAAGGAGTTTCCCAATTAAACTGTGCAAACATGTAACATATTTAAATTGGCTTTTGAAATTCTGCTAAAGGTAAATGTaaaatgcaatttttttttcagaaaccaCCCACCTGAACGTCTAGATGTAGAAATATGTGTGGAGTTTTTACGGTCAGCCTGAGTACACACACCTCCAGAGTGAATAATGTTTTGCAGTTTACGTCACCGGATTCGCTGTCATGTCAGGGACGCCGTAGTCATCAGCAGGacattgtgtctgtttgtggaGAACTTGTGTGCTTCGATTGAAACAAAATGTGTTAGCAGAGCCGTTGCaagacactataggggccctaggcaagaaggttCCATCGAGGCTCTGCAAGGCTACCAAATTGTTTGGAAGTgccaccccaaacacaaagacatgtgcTGTGATAATGATATAAACAACCATGTGAACTGTTAAGAAAAGGCAGGAATTAGGATTACAGCAGGATTATGAGTTGTAGTTTACTTTGTTATTGTGTCCCCTTGTTTAAGTGTGAATCATTTTAGTTTGCATTACACCTGCCCTATAAGCACATAGTAGAATATTGTATTGTTTCATTTTATGTTCATGTTTCATAGCCTTAAAATATAGTATTTTTTCATCAAATAAATCATATTGATCTGCACAAATATTTATAGCATCATTCATTGCCCTGCATGGATATATACTGTGCGTAATTTAAACATAATACATACTGCGGCTTAGCTCTGGGtcacctctgtgctgcaggaggCTCTTCATGAGCCACAGTGAACAGCTGATGAAGGCTGTGAGGTGAAATGAAGGGGAGGGACCGAACTCTGCAGGAAGGCAGAGCTTCATTTCAATGAAGTCACTGGTGTCTGCTGCCTGctttcatccctctgtgctGGTGACTTACATCTGCGCCTGTGTCTTGCACAGTTCGCTGAGGATCTGATAAGGAAaccacagcagcatcagccGGCAGCTCTGACAGTGGCTGAAGTTTTATTTTAGAAGTCagtttggttttttttgttttactggtTTCGACAATGTTACTCAGACTTCTGCCAAGTGTAAATAAGTTACCTGCTCTGTACTGGAAATACTGGCGTTAGGAAGAGTTGATTCACTCGTCTTGAAGCGCATATGGACTTAACCATGAATAACCAGTCGATGACAGGGAGGACCATGGTCCCCACCATCCCGTCTCTTATGTTCATTTTCGGGGTGGTTGGAAATGTCATCGCCATCGTGGTTCTTTGTAAATCTCGCAGAGAACAGAAGGAAACCACATTTTACACGCTGGTGTGTGGGCTGGCTGTCACGGACCTCCTGGGCACGCTGCTGGCCAGTCCGGTCACCATCGCCATTTATGTGAAAGGTTCGTGGCCCGGAGAGGACCCGCTGTGCCAGTACTTTGGATTCACCatgcttttcttctctctggCGGGTCTCAGCATTATCTGTGCCATGTCTGTGGAGCGATACATCGCTATAAACCATGCCTACTTCTACAATGACTATGTGGACCAAAAGCTGGCCGGCTTTACTCTAATAGCCATCTACATCTCCAACGCGCTTTTCTGCGCTTTGCCGCTTGTGGGCTTTGGACAAGTGAAGAAACAATACCCACAAACTTGGTGTTTTTTAGAGTGGAGGAGCAACAAGACCAGCGATGCCGCCTACACCTACATGTACGCGGGTTTCAGCTCTCTTCTTATTCTCGTCACTGTGATCTGTAACGTGCTGGTGTGTGTGGCTTTGATCCGGATGCACCGGCGCTTCGTGCGCAGGACGTCGCTGGGAACAGATCTGGGGCGCAACGTGGATCCGCGGAGGAGAGGGCGCAGCTTTGGCCGTCTGGCGGGCGCAGAGATTCAGATGGTCATTCTGCTCATAGGCACATCGGTAGTGATCCTAGTCTGCTCCATCCCACTTGTTGTAAGTTAACTTTTTTTTGTCCGAGTTGCCTTTAACCATTACGCACGTTTTACGCACGGCTCTGTTTCACAATGCAGATGTTTGTATAGTAAACTATCTGATCGAGCAATGTGATTCACATCTGTGTGGATGAGTGGAAATTAAAACTCTCCTTTCTGTCCATTAAACATGCCTTATGCACAGCTTGTAGTCTTTATTGTCCATGGAAGAAAGTGCTCCAAATCTAAA
The genomic region above belongs to Parambassis ranga chromosome 9, fParRan2.1, whole genome shotgun sequence and contains:
- the ptger4a gene encoding prostaglandin E receptor 4 (subtype EP4) a yields the protein MDLTMNNQSMTGRTMVPTIPSLMFIFGVVGNVIAIVVLCKSRREQKETTFYTLVCGLAVTDLLGTLLASPVTIAIYVKGSWPGEDPLCQYFGFTMLFFSLAGLSIICAMSVERYIAINHAYFYNDYVDQKLAGFTLIAIYISNALFCALPLVGFGQVKKQYPQTWCFLEWRSNKTSDAAYTYMYAGFSSLLILVTVICNVLVCVALIRMHRRFVRRTSLGTDLGRNVDPRRRGRSFGRLAGAEIQMVILLIGTSVVILVCSIPLVAQVFLNQLYKTPVELRLDKNPDLRAIRFASFNPILDPWIYILLRKAVLLKLIEKIKCLFCKMGARRQQRQGNFHCTDAHQLSSVISNRDSHCLVSHDLRDVSSTSQTFLYLPEGSEMYPGSCDKAGRLSGSQPSSVRNSQASYSSEKGSSEPQTGEGTHVNTADLPCPKDSTLQVTLSTETVEEKCI